The stretch of DNA TACAAGCTGCAAAAGATCTTGGTGTAGAAAAGGTTTTGGTGACATCTACTTCTGAGGTATACGGAACAGCTTTGTATGTACCTATTGATGAGAAGCATCCAAGACAGGGTCAATCGCCTTATTCAGCAACAAAAATTGGTGCAGACCACATTGCTGAGTCATTTTATCGGAGTTTCGGTGTTCCTGTAACAATAGTTCGTCCATTCAATACATTCGGACCACGTCAGTCAGCCAGAGCAGTAATTCCTACTATTATTACACAATTGTTGGCAGGTAAAACTGAGATTAAACTAGGTGCGTTGCATCCTACGCGTGATTTGTTATTTGTGAAAGATACAGCAAACGGCTTTGTTGAAATTGCTAAAAGTGATTCACTAATTGGTGAGGAGGTTAATATTGCAACTCATTCAGAAATAACTATAGGTGATTTGGCTCAAAAACTGATAAATATTATAAATCCGGCAGCAAAAATTGTTTCTGATGATATCCGTTTACGACCAGAGAAAAGTGAGGTTGAACGTCTTTTTGGATCAAATCAGAAGATAATGCAGCACACTAACTGGAAACAGCTATACTCATTGGATGAGGGCCTAAAACAAACTATTGAATGGTTTAGCAAACCTGAAAATTTGAAACAATATAAAGCGGATATCTATAATGTATAGTGAGGTAGTCGGATTTATCCGTAAGCAATTTGATTCAGATGAGTTTATTCCATTACATGCTCCTGTCTTTACCGGCAATGAGAAAAAATATGTCTTGGATACAATTGATTCGACTTTTGTGTCATCTGTCGGAAAATTTGTAGACAAATTTGAAGAGTTGATCCGAGAATATACCGGGGCTAAATATGCAATTGCTACAACAAATGGGACCAGCGCACTACATATGGCTCTAATGTTGGCTGGAGTTAAACAGGGTGATTTGGTATTAACTCAGCCACTATCGTTCATTGCTACATGTAATGCTATAAGCTATATAGGAGCCGAGCCTTCATTTATCGATGTCGATAAAGATACGTTAGGTCTTTCACCGGAAGCCCTTAGAGAATTCCTAAAAGAGTCTGTAGAGATTAAAGGTGGTCAGGCTATTCATAAGAATACTGGCCGAAGAATAGCTGCATGTGTTCCAATGCATACTTTTGGCCATCCGGCTAAAATTAATGAATTGCTTGATCTTTGTAAGGAATATAATATTAATCTTGTTGAAGATGCAGCAGAATCATTAGGATCAACATATATGAATCAGCAAACAGGAACATTTGGTTTGCTAGGAACATATAGTTTTAATGGTAATAAAACCATAACATGTGGTGGTGGTGGAATGATAGTGACAAATGATGATCATCTGGGTAAA from Solitalea canadensis DSM 3403 encodes:
- a CDS encoding NAD-dependent 4,6-dehydratase LegB is translated as MQLKDKKVLVTGADGFIGSHLVERLIDEGANVKAFAYYNSFNSWGWMDTFSKETLSKIEIFTGDVRDPNGVRTAMQGCDVVFHLAALIAIPYSYHSPDSYIDTNIKGTLNIVQAAKDLGVEKVLVTSTSEVYGTALYVPIDEKHPRQGQSPYSATKIGADHIAESFYRSFGVPVTIVRPFNTFGPRQSARAVIPTIITQLLAGKTEIKLGALHPTRDLLFVKDTANGFVEIAKSDSLIGEEVNIATHSEITIGDLAQKLINIINPAAKIVSDDIRLRPEKSEVERLFGSNQKIMQHTNWKQLYSLDEGLKQTIEWFSKPENLKQYKADIYNV
- a CDS encoding LegC family aminotransferase, whose product is MYSEVVGFIRKQFDSDEFIPLHAPVFTGNEKKYVLDTIDSTFVSSVGKFVDKFEELIREYTGAKYAIATTNGTSALHMALMLAGVKQGDLVLTQPLSFIATCNAISYIGAEPSFIDVDKDTLGLSPEALREFLKESVEIKGGQAIHKNTGRRIAACVPMHTFGHPAKINELLDLCKEYNINLVEDAAESLGSTYMNQQTGTFGLLGTYSFNGNKTITCGGGGMIVTNDDHLGKLAKHLTTQAKVPHRWDFVHDYVGYNYRLPNLNAALACAQMEQLDSFISNKRELAKNYSQFFVEQGIHFISEPSNSKSNYWLNAILLKNRAERDLFLTYSNDKGVMTRPVWELMNRLPMFRHAITSDISNAEWIADRLVNIPSSVRLK